From a single Miscanthus floridulus cultivar M001 chromosome 8, ASM1932011v1, whole genome shotgun sequence genomic region:
- the LOC136477417 gene encoding uncharacterized protein At2g33490-like, with protein MKSPLRRLRGFGHHHPKERRGHEPPPAKLDELVCAAHEVEDMRNCYDGLISSAAATTNSVYEFSEALEELGGCFLAKTALNGDDDDSGRVLMMLGKVQFELLKFVDTYRSNIIYTITTPSESLLKELQTVEEMKQQCDMKREAYEAMRASYTEKGRSRNSKTETYSSEQLRNALAEYQEDAALFIFRLKSLRQGQFHSLLTQASRHHAAQLSFFRRGLKCLEALEPHVKAIAEKQHIDYQFSGLEDDASDNDDYSSDQDDCSDDGELSFDYETNDKDQDFLASRGSMDLDKRDVTNSLQPVKESMQEEVKQTKGNVMTPRVKPEFNTHLAPILAGNLPDPSERFWQMKPSSAKHSYKLPMPVDDKDPRSVGAHRSHHSQQLESKPRVSANLWHSSPLMKDFRPGGHVKMPSSTEGISTFSQSVSDYKKMKRESWSGPIPSRPGLSKPSSLNDHRSPMAQHLVMPGNLQGHSRQPSSVSPKVSPKMFPHPAKSPKISELHELPRPPANMESLRPSGLVGYSGPLVSKRQTQILAAPARVSPTASQTASPLPLPPATLTRSYSIPSNSQRIPIITVDRLLEARNSRDGSDISSPPLTPVSLTDLSQQQGTKTTTSRTRMNGAL; from the exons ATGAAGTCGCCGttgcggaggctcaggggcttcGGCCACCACCACCCCAAGGAGCGGAGGGGCCACGAGCCGCCGCCGGCCAAGCTCGACGAGCTCGTCTGCGCCGCCCAT GAGGTGGAAGACATGAGAAACTGCTATGATGGCTTGATTTCATCTGCAGCCGCTACAACAAATAGTGTATATG AGTTTTCTGAGGCTCTTGAGGAACTGGGAGGTTGCTTTCTCGCAAAAACTGCACtaaatggtgatgatgatgatagtg GTAGAGTGCTGATGATGCTCGGAAAGGTCCAATTTGAATTACTAAAGTTTGTCGATACTTAT CGCTCAAATATCATTTATACTATCACAACCCCATCAGAGTCTCTTCTCAAGGAGCTACAGACTGTAGAG GAAATGAAGCAGCAATGCGACATGAAAAG AGAGGCATACGAAGCTATGAGGGCATCCTATACAGAAAAGGGAAGGTCAAGGAATTCCAAAACTGAAACATACTCTTCAGAACAACTGCGAAATGCTCTCGCTGAGTACCAAGAAGATGCAGCGCTGTTCATATTTCGCTTAAAATCATTGAGGCAAGGGCAATTCCATAGCCTTTTAACACAGGCTTCTCGACATCATGCTGCTCAG CTAAGCTTTTTCAGGAGAGGGTTGAAGTGTCTTGAGGCACTCGAACCTCATGTAAAAGCAATAGCTGAGAAACAGCACATTGACTACCAGTTTAGTGGTCTTGAGGATGATGCATCTGACAACGATGATTACAGCTCTGACCAGGATGATTGCAGCGATGACGGAGAGCTTAGTTTcgactatgaaacaaatgacaAGGATCAAGATTTTCTTGCTTCAAGAGGTTCAATGGAT TTAGATAAAAGAGATGTGACGAATTCCCTGCAGCCAGTAAAAGAAAGCATGCAG GAAGAGGTCAAACAAACCAAGGGAAATGTTATGACTCCACGAGTCAAGCCAGAGTTTAATACACACTTAGCACCTATTCTGGCAGGCAATTTACCGGATCCATCTGAGAGATTTTGGCAAATGAAGCCATCTTCAGCCAAACATTCGTACAAACTTCCAATGCCAGTTGATGACAAGGATCCCAGATCAGTAGGTGCTCACAGATCACATCATTCACAGCAGTTGGAAAGTAAACCTCGTGTCTCGGCGAATCTGTGGCATTCATCTCCACTAATGAAAGACTTTAGGCCGGGTGGCCATGTGAAAATGCCATCAAGTACGGAGGGGATATCGACGTTCTCCCAGTCGGTTTCTGATTATAAGAAGATGAAGAGGGAATCTTGGTCTGGTCCAATACCAAGCAGGCCAGGGTTAAGCAAACCATCTTCGCTGAACGATCACAGATCACCCATGGCACAACATCTTGTGATGCCAGGAAATTTGCAGGGCCATTCTCGTCAGCCATCATCTGTGTCCCCAAAAGTTTCCCCCAAGATGTTCCCACATCCAGCAAAGTCACCAAAGATCAGTGAGCTGCATGAGCTTCCTAGGCCTCCAGCCAACATGGAGTCCCTCAGGCCTTCTGGTTTGGTCGGTTACTCTGGTCCTCTGGTATCAAAGCGTCAGACTCAAATCCTTGCAGCACCAGCCCGTGTGTCGCCGACGGCATCACAAACCGCCTCACCACTTCCGCTACCGCCTGCTACCCTCACTCGCAGCTATTCCATACCCTCAAATAGCCAGAGGATACCAATCATCACCGTGGACAgattgttggaggctagaaataGCAGGGACGGCAGTGATATTTCTTCCCCGCCGCTTACTCCTGTGTCACTGACTGATTTGTCCCAGCAGCAAGGAACAAAAACAACTACAAGTCGCACAAGGATGAATG GAGCCTTATGA
- the LOC136477419 gene encoding LOW QUALITY PROTEIN: uncharacterized protein (The sequence of the model RefSeq protein was modified relative to this genomic sequence to represent the inferred CDS: inserted 3 bases in 2 codons; substituted 1 base at 1 genomic stop codon), which yields MDECSLATLRGQHQGRWTWSNSKLSLRNMSIMDPKRNYALKIHLPCQSRAAREWTSVLTPFGFRERDHRVETSVKCYCLQPLVDSESMVSPNLILFSDEALLTISMVFAYLAGVVPSGQTSPRVRNQNVFQHIPEPSSSHSGRDLKFLPERNAAFDPSDXWSEVRAKLSRALQAHVQDASLDSREDELTSDRKNYPLSMLAIHAGPRLRLLLITFQLLEMEVRNIFGSSELVDGIRWLQVSTTLIDGLIQPAFVKWIEEEQALENGQINEKLMKAISSKLKEDNKILRRFNRFGKSELYLDMLFFLRFGSARSDSYFDVKFLAEHGERILEDLVISLADVIASIYLELMSVDGDMSTEVVSSSLVLCSLSTRELQKLRNEVAINWWLHQYFKXVVSMYEDRFELYVLCSKKCEKTDDNQAERANWWRIAFGKPNVLTLDYVNISPFSLPARRTKELRALIGWRYYFSLFLELSDIAMPFIRAGISKXSAAVSYFWVSMIGRSLGLIFSGIRQSLGWK from the exons ATGGACGAGTGCTCCTTGGCAACACTGAGAGGCCAGCATCAAGGGAGATGGACCTGGTCCAACAGCAAGCTCTCCCTAAGGAATATGTCAATCATGGATCCAAAGAG GAACTACGCCCTCAAGATTCACCTTCCATGCCAATCCAGAGCAGCAAGAGAATGGACAAGTGTATTAACTCCTTTTGGTTTTCGTGAAAGGGATCACAGGGTGGAAACTTCAGTTAAATGTTATTGTTTGCAGCCGCTCGTGGATTCGGAGAGCATGGTCTCACCAAATCTAATATTGTTTTCGGATGAAGCTCTTCTCACTATCAGCATGGTTTTTGCATATTTGGCCGGAGTTGTACCCTCTGGGCAGACATCTCCTCGTGTCAGAAATCAGAATGTTTTTCAACACATTCCAGAGCCAAGCTCCTCTCATTCTGGTAG GGATCTAAAGTTCTTGCCTGAAAGGAATGCTGCGTTTGACCCCAGCGA GTGGAGTGAAGTGAGAGCTAAACTTTCCAGAGCCTTACAAGCACATGTTCAAGATGCTAGTTTGGATAGCAGAGAGGATGAACTCACGAGTGATAGGAAAAACTATCCTTTGAGTATGCTTGCCATTCATGCTGGTCCCAGATTGCGGCTTCTTCTGATCACATTCCAGCTTCTGGAAATGGAG GTAAGAAATATCTTTGGAAGTTCCGAACTTGTTGATGGAATCAGGTGGTTGCAAGTATCGACTACCTTGATAGATGGTTTGATTCAACCAGCATTTGTGAAATGGATTGAAGAAGAACAGGCCTTGGAAAATGGACAAATCAACGAA AAACTTATGAAGGCGATAAGCAGTAAACTAAAGGAGGACAATaagatcttgaggaggtttaacAGATTCGGAAAATCTGAACTCTATTTGGATATGCTCTTTTTCCTAAGATTTGGTTCAGCAAG GTCTGACAGCTATTTTGATGTCAAATTTCTTGCTGAACATGGAGAAAGAATTTTAGAGGACCTTGTTATTTCCTTAGCTGATGTGATTGCTAGTATTTATCTGGAGCTTATGTCAGTTGATGGTGATATGTCTACTGAAGTTGTTAGTTCCAGCTTAGTTCTATGTTCTCTGTCAACCAGAGAACTTCAAAAGCTGCGCAATGAG GTGGCAATTAATTGGTGGTTGCACCAATACTTCAAGTAAGTTGTTTCAATGTATGAAGACAGGTTCGAGTTATATGTTCTATGCAGCAAAAAATGTGAAAAAACAGACGATAATCAAGCTGAAAGGGCAAATTGGTGGAGGATTGCATTTGGCAAGCCTAATGTGCTTACTCTTGATTATGTTAACATCAGTCCATTTTCCCTTCCAGCAAGAAGGACGAAGGAATTAAGAGCTTTGATTGGATG GAGGTATTACTTCAGCTTATTCTTAGAGTTGTCAGATATCGCCATGCCCTTCATAAGGGCTGGTATCAGCA TGAGCGCTGCAGTATCCTACTTCTGGGTGTCCATGATTGGAAGGTCTCTTGGTCTGATTTTCTCAGGGATTAGACAATCACTAGGCTGGAAATGA